Proteins from a single region of Hordeum vulgare subsp. vulgare chromosome 6H, MorexV3_pseudomolecules_assembly, whole genome shotgun sequence:
- the LOC123402088 gene encoding putative pentatricopeptide repeat-containing protein At3g25970 isoform X3 produces the protein MPAPHLRSSSRHHLTIAAVAKSHATLLKSGVTSPTPWNQLLTAYSVSSPGLAAARRLFDEIPRLDAASWNSLLAAHVSIGAHPAACRLLRAMHERGLAANTFALGSALRSAAAMGCSALGTQLHSLAVKAGLADNVFSATALLHMYAKCGRTRDACRLFDGMPERNTVSWNALVAGYVESGKVAPAVQLFVEMEREGFLPDEATFAALLTVVNDSTCFLMHQLHGKIVKYGSALGLIVLNAAITAYSQCGALANSRRIFDEIGDRSDLISWNAMLGAYATHGMEHEAMRFFASMMRASGVQPDMYSFTSIISACAEHRDHGGTVIHGLVSKNGFEGVTHVCNALIAMYTRFSENCMMEDAYKCFDSLLLKDTVSWNSMLTGYSQHGLSADALRFFRCMQSENITTDEYAFSAALRSCSDLALLRLGRQIHGLVIRSGFASNNFVSSSLIFMYSKSGILDDAMKSFEEADKSSSVPWNSMMFGYAQHGKAQAVRSLFNQMLELKVPLDHITFVGLITACSHAGLVDEGSEILNTMESRYGIPLRMEHYACGIDLYGRAGQLDKAKELIDSMPFEPDAMVWMTLLGACRVHGNMELASDVASHLLEAEPRQHSTYVLLSNMYSGLGMWSDRAIVQKEMKNKGLSKVPGWSWIEVKNEVHSFNAEDGSHPRMDEIYEMLSLLLHNFPMQLLHQETSGAIDC, from the exons ATGCCCGCGCCCCACCTCCGCAGCAGCAGCCGCCACCACCTCACCATCGCCGCCGTCGCAAAATCCCACGCCACGCTGCTCAAGTCCGGTGTCACCTCCCCCACGCCCTGGAACCAGCTCCTCACCGCCTACTCCGTCTCCTCGCCCGGCCTTGCCGCCGCCCGCCGCCTGTTCGACGAAATCCCCCGCCTGGATGCCGCGTCCTGGAActccctcctcgccgcgcacGTCTCCATCGGCGCGCACCCTGCCGCGTGCCGCCTCCTACGGGCCATGCACGAGCGTGGGCTCGCCGCAAACACCTTCGCCCTCGGCTCTGCTCTCCGCTCGGCTGCCGCCATGGGCTGCTCTGCTTTGGGCACCCAGCTGCACTCGCTCGCCGTGAAAGCCGGCCTCGCCGATAACGTCTTCTCTGCGACCGCATTGCTCCACATGTACGCTAAATGTGGCCGCACGAGGGATGCTTGTCGGCTGTTCGATGGGATGCCGGAGCGGAACACTGTTTCTTGGAATGCGCTCGTTGCTGGTTATGTGGAATCTGGGAAGGTTGCTCCAGCGGTTCAGCTGTTTGttgagatggagagggaggggtTTCTTCCTGACGAGGCAACGTTCGCCGCGTTGCTCACAGTGGTCAATGACTCCACTTGTTTCCTGATGCACCAGCTGCATGGGAAGATTGTCAAATATGGATCGGCGTTGGGCTTGATAGTGTTGAATGCAGCAATTACTGCCTACTCGCAATGTGGGGCCCTGGCAAATTCTAGAAGGATCTTTGATGAAATTGGGGACAGAAGTGATTTGATCTCATGGAACGCAATGCTTGGAGCTTACGCTACCCATGGGATGGAGCATGAGGCGATGAGATTCTTTGCTAGCATGATGCGAGCGAGTGGAGTTCAGCCTGACATGTATAGTTTCACAAGTATCATAAGTGCGTGCGCAGAGCATCGCGACCACGGAGGTACAGTAATTCATGGTTTGGTGAGCAAGAATGGCTTCGAAGGAGTCACACATGTCTGCAACGCTCTAATTGCCATGTACACTCGATTTAGTGAGAACTGCATGATGGAAGATGCGTACAAGTGCTTTGATTCCTTGCTGCTCAAGGACACCGTCTCCTGGAATTCTATGTTAACTGGGTATTCACAGCACGGTTTGAGTGCTGATGCCTTGAGATTCTTCAGATGTATGCAGTCAGAAAATATTACAACTGATGAGTATGCTTTCTCTGCTGCCCTGCGTTCATGCTCAGACCTTGCTTTACTTCGGCTAGGTAGACAAATACACGGTTTGGTCATCCGTTCTGGTTTTGCTTCCAACAATTTTGTTTCCAGCTCACTGATCTTCATGTATTCTAAGAGCGGCATTCTGGATGATGCAATGAAGTCTTTTGAGGAGGCAGATAAGAGCAGCTCTGTGCCCTGGAACTCTATGATGTTTGGATATGCGCAGCATGGAAAGGCTCAAGCCGTGCGCAGCCTCTTCAATCAGATGCTGGAGCTTAAGGTTCCTTTGGATCATATTACATTTGTTGGCCTGATTACTGCCTGCAGTCATGCTGGTCTTGTGGACGAAGGTTCAGAAATCCTCAATACGATGGAAAGTCGGTACGGAATTCCTCTTCGGATGGAGCATTATGCATGTGGCATTGATCTGTATGGGAGGGCTGGGCAGCTCGACAAAGCAAAAGAGCTTATTGACTCCATGCCATTTGAACCAGATGCCATGGTGTGGATGACCCTATTAGGGGCTTGCAGAGTCCATGGGAATATGGAACTAGCGAGTGATGTGGCCAGCCATCTATTGGAGGCAGAACCTAGACAGCACTCCACCTATGTTCTCCTCTCCAACATGTATTCTGGTCTTGGGATGTGGAGTGATAGAGCAATCGTGCAGAAGGAAATGAAGAATAAAGGATTAAGCAAAGTCCCTGGTTGGAGCTGGATCGAGGTGAAGAATGAGGTGCACTCTTTCAATGCAGAGGATGGGTCGCACCCAAGGATGGATGAAATATATGAGATGTTGAGTTTGTTGCTTCATAATTTCCCCATGCAGCTGCTGCATCAAGAAACAAGTGGAGCCATCGACTGCT AA
- the LOC123402088 gene encoding putative pentatricopeptide repeat-containing protein At3g25970 isoform X2, with protein sequence MPAPHLRSSSRHHLTIAAVAKSHATLLKSGVTSPTPWNQLLTAYSVSSPGLAAARRLFDEIPRLDAASWNSLLAAHVSIGAHPAACRLLRAMHERGLAANTFALGSALRSAAAMGCSALGTQLHSLAVKAGLADNVFSATALLHMYAKCGRTRDACRLFDGMPERNTVSWNALVAGYVESGKVAPAVQLFVEMEREGFLPDEATFAALLTVVNDSTCFLMHQLHGKIVKYGSALGLIVLNAAITAYSQCGALANSRRIFDEIGDRSDLISWNAMLGAYATHGMEHEAMRFFASMMRASGVQPDMYSFTSIISACAEHRDHGGTVIHGLVSKNGFEGVTHVCNALIAMYTRFSENCMMEDAYKCFDSLLLKDTVSWNSMLTGYSQHGLSADALRFFRCMQSENITTDEYAFSAALRSCSDLALLRLGRQIHGLVIRSGFASNNFVSSSLIFMYSKSGILDDAMKSFEEADKSSSVPWNSMMFGYAQHGKAQAVRSLFNQMLELKVPLDHITFVGLITACSHAGLVDEGSEILNTMESRYGIPLRMEHYACGIDLYGRAGQLDKAKELIDSMPFEPDAMVWMTLLGACRVHGNMELASDVASHLLEAEPRQHSTYVLLSNMYSGLGMWSDRAIVQKEMKNKGLSKVPGWSWIEVKNEVHSFNAEDGSHPRMDEIYEMLSLLLHNFPMQLLHQETSGAIDCSA encoded by the exons ATGCCCGCGCCCCACCTCCGCAGCAGCAGCCGCCACCACCTCACCATCGCCGCCGTCGCAAAATCCCACGCCACGCTGCTCAAGTCCGGTGTCACCTCCCCCACGCCCTGGAACCAGCTCCTCACCGCCTACTCCGTCTCCTCGCCCGGCCTTGCCGCCGCCCGCCGCCTGTTCGACGAAATCCCCCGCCTGGATGCCGCGTCCTGGAActccctcctcgccgcgcacGTCTCCATCGGCGCGCACCCTGCCGCGTGCCGCCTCCTACGGGCCATGCACGAGCGTGGGCTCGCCGCAAACACCTTCGCCCTCGGCTCTGCTCTCCGCTCGGCTGCCGCCATGGGCTGCTCTGCTTTGGGCACCCAGCTGCACTCGCTCGCCGTGAAAGCCGGCCTCGCCGATAACGTCTTCTCTGCGACCGCATTGCTCCACATGTACGCTAAATGTGGCCGCACGAGGGATGCTTGTCGGCTGTTCGATGGGATGCCGGAGCGGAACACTGTTTCTTGGAATGCGCTCGTTGCTGGTTATGTGGAATCTGGGAAGGTTGCTCCAGCGGTTCAGCTGTTTGttgagatggagagggaggggtTTCTTCCTGACGAGGCAACGTTCGCCGCGTTGCTCACAGTGGTCAATGACTCCACTTGTTTCCTGATGCACCAGCTGCATGGGAAGATTGTCAAATATGGATCGGCGTTGGGCTTGATAGTGTTGAATGCAGCAATTACTGCCTACTCGCAATGTGGGGCCCTGGCAAATTCTAGAAGGATCTTTGATGAAATTGGGGACAGAAGTGATTTGATCTCATGGAACGCAATGCTTGGAGCTTACGCTACCCATGGGATGGAGCATGAGGCGATGAGATTCTTTGCTAGCATGATGCGAGCGAGTGGAGTTCAGCCTGACATGTATAGTTTCACAAGTATCATAAGTGCGTGCGCAGAGCATCGCGACCACGGAGGTACAGTAATTCATGGTTTGGTGAGCAAGAATGGCTTCGAAGGAGTCACACATGTCTGCAACGCTCTAATTGCCATGTACACTCGATTTAGTGAGAACTGCATGATGGAAGATGCGTACAAGTGCTTTGATTCCTTGCTGCTCAAGGACACCGTCTCCTGGAATTCTATGTTAACTGGGTATTCACAGCACGGTTTGAGTGCTGATGCCTTGAGATTCTTCAGATGTATGCAGTCAGAAAATATTACAACTGATGAGTATGCTTTCTCTGCTGCCCTGCGTTCATGCTCAGACCTTGCTTTACTTCGGCTAGGTAGACAAATACACGGTTTGGTCATCCGTTCTGGTTTTGCTTCCAACAATTTTGTTTCCAGCTCACTGATCTTCATGTATTCTAAGAGCGGCATTCTGGATGATGCAATGAAGTCTTTTGAGGAGGCAGATAAGAGCAGCTCTGTGCCCTGGAACTCTATGATGTTTGGATATGCGCAGCATGGAAAGGCTCAAGCCGTGCGCAGCCTCTTCAATCAGATGCTGGAGCTTAAGGTTCCTTTGGATCATATTACATTTGTTGGCCTGATTACTGCCTGCAGTCATGCTGGTCTTGTGGACGAAGGTTCAGAAATCCTCAATACGATGGAAAGTCGGTACGGAATTCCTCTTCGGATGGAGCATTATGCATGTGGCATTGATCTGTATGGGAGGGCTGGGCAGCTCGACAAAGCAAAAGAGCTTATTGACTCCATGCCATTTGAACCAGATGCCATGGTGTGGATGACCCTATTAGGGGCTTGCAGAGTCCATGGGAATATGGAACTAGCGAGTGATGTGGCCAGCCATCTATTGGAGGCAGAACCTAGACAGCACTCCACCTATGTTCTCCTCTCCAACATGTATTCTGGTCTTGGGATGTGGAGTGATAGAGCAATCGTGCAGAAGGAAATGAAGAATAAAGGATTAAGCAAAGTCCCTGGTTGGAGCTGGATCGAGGTGAAGAATGAGGTGCACTCTTTCAATGCAGAGGATGGGTCGCACCCAAGGATGGATGAAATATATGAGATGTTGAGTTTGTTGCTTCATAATTTCCCCATGCAGCTGCTGCATCAAGAAACAAGTGGAGCCATCGACTGCT CTGCTTAA
- the LOC123402088 gene encoding putative pentatricopeptide repeat-containing protein At3g25970 isoform X1, which translates to MPAPHLRSSSRHHLTIAAVAKSHATLLKSGVTSPTPWNQLLTAYSVSSPGLAAARRLFDEIPRLDAASWNSLLAAHVSIGAHPAACRLLRAMHERGLAANTFALGSALRSAAAMGCSALGTQLHSLAVKAGLADNVFSATALLHMYAKCGRTRDACRLFDGMPERNTVSWNALVAGYVESGKVAPAVQLFVEMEREGFLPDEATFAALLTVVNDSTCFLMHQLHGKIVKYGSALGLIVLNAAITAYSQCGALANSRRIFDEIGDRSDLISWNAMLGAYATHGMEHEAMRFFASMMRASGVQPDMYSFTSIISACAEHRDHGGTVIHGLVSKNGFEGVTHVCNALIAMYTRFSENCMMEDAYKCFDSLLLKDTVSWNSMLTGYSQHGLSADALRFFRCMQSENITTDEYAFSAALRSCSDLALLRLGRQIHGLVIRSGFASNNFVSSSLIFMYSKSGILDDAMKSFEEADKSSSVPWNSMMFGYAQHGKAQAVRSLFNQMLELKVPLDHITFVGLITACSHAGLVDEGSEILNTMESRYGIPLRMEHYACGIDLYGRAGQLDKAKELIDSMPFEPDAMVWMTLLGACRVHGNMELASDVASHLLEAEPRQHSTYVLLSNMYSGLGMWSDRAIVQKEMKNKGLSKVPGWSWIEVKNEVHSFNAEDGSHPRMDEIYEMLSLLLHNFPMQLLHQETSGAIDCCEQFAS; encoded by the coding sequence ATGCCCGCGCCCCACCTCCGCAGCAGCAGCCGCCACCACCTCACCATCGCCGCCGTCGCAAAATCCCACGCCACGCTGCTCAAGTCCGGTGTCACCTCCCCCACGCCCTGGAACCAGCTCCTCACCGCCTACTCCGTCTCCTCGCCCGGCCTTGCCGCCGCCCGCCGCCTGTTCGACGAAATCCCCCGCCTGGATGCCGCGTCCTGGAActccctcctcgccgcgcacGTCTCCATCGGCGCGCACCCTGCCGCGTGCCGCCTCCTACGGGCCATGCACGAGCGTGGGCTCGCCGCAAACACCTTCGCCCTCGGCTCTGCTCTCCGCTCGGCTGCCGCCATGGGCTGCTCTGCTTTGGGCACCCAGCTGCACTCGCTCGCCGTGAAAGCCGGCCTCGCCGATAACGTCTTCTCTGCGACCGCATTGCTCCACATGTACGCTAAATGTGGCCGCACGAGGGATGCTTGTCGGCTGTTCGATGGGATGCCGGAGCGGAACACTGTTTCTTGGAATGCGCTCGTTGCTGGTTATGTGGAATCTGGGAAGGTTGCTCCAGCGGTTCAGCTGTTTGttgagatggagagggaggggtTTCTTCCTGACGAGGCAACGTTCGCCGCGTTGCTCACAGTGGTCAATGACTCCACTTGTTTCCTGATGCACCAGCTGCATGGGAAGATTGTCAAATATGGATCGGCGTTGGGCTTGATAGTGTTGAATGCAGCAATTACTGCCTACTCGCAATGTGGGGCCCTGGCAAATTCTAGAAGGATCTTTGATGAAATTGGGGACAGAAGTGATTTGATCTCATGGAACGCAATGCTTGGAGCTTACGCTACCCATGGGATGGAGCATGAGGCGATGAGATTCTTTGCTAGCATGATGCGAGCGAGTGGAGTTCAGCCTGACATGTATAGTTTCACAAGTATCATAAGTGCGTGCGCAGAGCATCGCGACCACGGAGGTACAGTAATTCATGGTTTGGTGAGCAAGAATGGCTTCGAAGGAGTCACACATGTCTGCAACGCTCTAATTGCCATGTACACTCGATTTAGTGAGAACTGCATGATGGAAGATGCGTACAAGTGCTTTGATTCCTTGCTGCTCAAGGACACCGTCTCCTGGAATTCTATGTTAACTGGGTATTCACAGCACGGTTTGAGTGCTGATGCCTTGAGATTCTTCAGATGTATGCAGTCAGAAAATATTACAACTGATGAGTATGCTTTCTCTGCTGCCCTGCGTTCATGCTCAGACCTTGCTTTACTTCGGCTAGGTAGACAAATACACGGTTTGGTCATCCGTTCTGGTTTTGCTTCCAACAATTTTGTTTCCAGCTCACTGATCTTCATGTATTCTAAGAGCGGCATTCTGGATGATGCAATGAAGTCTTTTGAGGAGGCAGATAAGAGCAGCTCTGTGCCCTGGAACTCTATGATGTTTGGATATGCGCAGCATGGAAAGGCTCAAGCCGTGCGCAGCCTCTTCAATCAGATGCTGGAGCTTAAGGTTCCTTTGGATCATATTACATTTGTTGGCCTGATTACTGCCTGCAGTCATGCTGGTCTTGTGGACGAAGGTTCAGAAATCCTCAATACGATGGAAAGTCGGTACGGAATTCCTCTTCGGATGGAGCATTATGCATGTGGCATTGATCTGTATGGGAGGGCTGGGCAGCTCGACAAAGCAAAAGAGCTTATTGACTCCATGCCATTTGAACCAGATGCCATGGTGTGGATGACCCTATTAGGGGCTTGCAGAGTCCATGGGAATATGGAACTAGCGAGTGATGTGGCCAGCCATCTATTGGAGGCAGAACCTAGACAGCACTCCACCTATGTTCTCCTCTCCAACATGTATTCTGGTCTTGGGATGTGGAGTGATAGAGCAATCGTGCAGAAGGAAATGAAGAATAAAGGATTAAGCAAAGTCCCTGGTTGGAGCTGGATCGAGGTGAAGAATGAGGTGCACTCTTTCAATGCAGAGGATGGGTCGCACCCAAGGATGGATGAAATATATGAGATGTTGAGTTTGTTGCTTCATAATTTCCCCATGCAGCTGCTGCATCAAGAAACAAGTGGAGCCATCGACTGCTGTGAGCAATTTGCCTCTTAA